A single region of the Pseudomonas mandelii genome encodes:
- a CDS encoding oxidoreductase, with protein MNTHAHKVFLITGVSSGFGLAFSQAALAAGHTVVGTVRRESECAAFEALDAHRAKAFVLDVTDFPAIEPLVADILREVGQIDVLVNNAGYGHEGILEESPLTEMQRQFDVNVFGAVAMIKAVLPGMRERRSGHIVNITSMAGFITLPGIAYYSGSKFALEGISEALAKEVESLGIHVTAVAPGSFRTEWAGRSMIRSGRTVSDYDPVFDPVRKAREEKSGKQAGDPQKAAQALLTLVAAEKPPVHLLLGKDAVRLVREKIARLQGEIDAWEHLSVSTEFE; from the coding sequence ATGAACACCCACGCTCACAAGGTTTTCCTGATCACCGGCGTCAGTTCAGGTTTCGGCCTTGCCTTTTCGCAAGCAGCGCTGGCGGCGGGGCACACGGTGGTTGGCACGGTGCGGCGCGAATCCGAGTGCGCCGCGTTCGAAGCGCTGGACGCCCATCGCGCTAAAGCGTTCGTGCTCGACGTCACCGATTTCCCAGCCATCGAACCACTGGTGGCTGACATCCTGCGCGAGGTGGGGCAGATCGACGTGCTGGTGAACAACGCCGGCTATGGGCACGAAGGCATTCTCGAGGAATCGCCACTGACTGAAATGCAGCGCCAGTTCGACGTCAACGTGTTTGGCGCGGTGGCAATGATCAAAGCAGTCCTGCCCGGCATGCGTGAACGGCGCAGCGGGCATATCGTCAACATCACCTCCATGGCCGGCTTCATCACCTTACCGGGCATCGCTTACTACAGCGGCAGCAAATTCGCCCTTGAAGGCATCAGCGAAGCGCTGGCCAAAGAAGTCGAAAGCCTGGGCATCCACGTGACCGCCGTGGCACCTGGCTCATTTCGCACCGAATGGGCGGGGCGCTCGATGATCCGATCCGGTCGCACCGTGAGTGACTATGACCCGGTGTTCGATCCAGTGCGCAAGGCGCGGGAAGAGAAGAGTGGCAAGCAGGCTGGCGATCCGCAAAAGGCTGCGCAGGCGTTGCTGACCTTGGTCGCCGCTGAAAAGCCGCCGGTTCATCTGTTGCTGGGTAAGGATGCGGTGAGGTTGGTGCGTGAAAAGATTGCGCGGTTGCAGGGGGAGATTGATGCTTGGGAGCATCTTTCGGTTTCTACGGAGTTTGAGTGA
- a CDS encoding SDR family NAD(P)-dependent oxidoreductase: MSNSKKVIVITGASQGLGAGMVKAFRDLDYKVVATSRSIKPSTDPDILTVAGDIGDPAVAQQVIREAIARFGRIDTLVNNAGIFIAKPFTAYTAEDYANVLSVNLNGFFYITQLAINEMEKQGKGHVVNITTSLTDHAIDGVPSVLASLTKGGLNAATKSLAIEYAKRGIRVNAVSPGIIKTPMHGEETHAALGSLHPVGHMGEINDIAQAVVYLDNANFVTGEILHVDGGQSAGH, translated from the coding sequence ATGAGCAATTCGAAAAAAGTCATCGTTATCACTGGCGCATCCCAAGGCCTCGGCGCCGGTATGGTCAAAGCCTTCCGCGACCTGGATTACAAAGTTGTCGCCACTTCGCGTTCGATCAAACCGTCCACCGATCCGGACATCCTCACCGTGGCGGGCGACATCGGCGACCCGGCTGTTGCGCAGCAAGTGATTCGTGAAGCCATCGCACGTTTTGGCCGCATCGATACCCTGGTCAACAACGCCGGCATCTTCATCGCCAAGCCGTTCACCGCGTACACCGCCGAAGACTACGCCAACGTGCTGTCGGTGAACCTGAACGGCTTCTTCTACATCACCCAACTCGCGATCAACGAGATGGAAAAGCAAGGCAAAGGCCACGTCGTCAACATCACCACCAGCCTGACAGACCATGCGATTGATGGTGTGCCGTCGGTACTGGCTTCGCTGACCAAGGGTGGATTGAACGCTGCGACCAAATCCTTGGCGATTGAGTACGCCAAGCGCGGGATTCGGGTGAACGCGGTTTCCCCGGGCATCATCAAGACCCCGATGCACGGCGAAGAAACCCATGCAGCGCTGGGCAGTCTGCACCCGGTCGGCCACATGGGCGAAATCAACGACATCGCTCAGGCGGTTGTGTATCTGGACAACGCCAACTTCGTCACTGGCGAAATCCTGCACGTCGATGGCGGTCAGAGCGCCGGTCACTAA
- a CDS encoding DsbA family oxidoreductase, with protein MTASVSIDFISDVVCPWCALGATALEQAIENVAGEISVELTYKPFELNPDMPAVGEKAVEHLMRKYGRTAADVAAGKAMQIERGAALGFKFDLDKRTHFYNTFDAHRLLLWALQEGRQVALKKILLRAYFTDGQNPSDRETLVSLAAEAGLDAAAAQEVLASGAFAKEVRELEAFYRQHGIHSVPAMVLNGRHLVSGSQSVEYYEQMLRQMAKAPAEA; from the coding sequence ATGACGGCGTCCGTCTCCATCGATTTCATCTCCGACGTGGTGTGCCCGTGGTGTGCATTGGGTGCGACGGCGCTGGAGCAAGCGATCGAGAACGTGGCCGGTGAGATTTCGGTGGAGCTGACCTACAAGCCTTTCGAACTGAACCCGGACATGCCGGCAGTCGGCGAAAAAGCGGTTGAGCATTTGATGCGCAAATATGGACGCACCGCCGCAGACGTCGCCGCCGGCAAAGCGATGCAGATCGAACGTGGCGCGGCCCTGGGGTTCAAGTTCGATCTGGACAAGCGCACTCACTTCTACAACACGTTTGATGCGCATCGGCTGCTGTTATGGGCGTTGCAGGAAGGGCGGCAGGTCGCACTCAAGAAAATCCTGTTGCGCGCTTACTTCACCGACGGCCAGAACCCGAGCGATCGCGAGACGCTGGTGAGTCTGGCTGCTGAAGCGGGACTGGATGCGGCGGCGGCTCAAGAGGTGTTGGCGTCCGGCGCATTTGCCAAAGAAGTGCGTGAGCTTGAAGCGTTTTACCGCCAGCACGGCATCCACTCGGTCCCGGCCATGGTGCTGAACGGTCGCCACCTGGTGTCCGGTTCGCAGTCAGTCGAGTACTACGAACAAATGTTGAGACAAATGGCCAAGGCCCCCGCCGAAGCCTGA
- a CDS encoding tautomerase family protein produces MPFVSVRITRDGVTSEQKAQVIAEITETLERVLKKDPHLTHIVIEEVDTDNWGYAGISTTKYRKQLAEAEGKS; encoded by the coding sequence ATGCCTTTCGTAAGCGTACGCATCACCCGCGATGGCGTTACCTCTGAGCAGAAAGCTCAGGTGATCGCCGAAATCACTGAAACCCTGGAGCGCGTCCTGAAGAAGGATCCGCACCTGACCCACATCGTGATCGAAGAGGTCGACACCGATAACTGGGGCTACGCCGGCATCAGTACCACTAAGTACCGCAAGCAACTGGCTGAGGCGGAGGGCAAGTCATGA
- a CDS encoding DUF3077 domain-containing protein — MTNPKDLKTIGLTPFSYHANEPLFRINAGVPVIEALSHASDLLHVAKLLASDAAMVRDTDRHAWASHYLQDMSKAIIDDVVKVLDAPCNNRASNVAP; from the coding sequence ATGACCAACCCCAAAGACCTTAAAACTATTGGCCTCACCCCTTTCTCCTACCACGCCAACGAACCGCTCTTCCGCATCAACGCCGGCGTCCCGGTGATCGAAGCCCTCTCCCACGCCTCCGATCTGCTCCACGTCGCCAAGCTTCTCGCATCAGACGCGGCCATGGTTCGCGACACCGACCGGCACGCCTGGGCATCGCATTATTTGCAGGATATGAGCAAGGCGATCATTGATGATGTGGTGAAGGTGTTGGACGCGCCATGTAACAACCGAGCCAGTAACGTCGCGCCATAA
- a CDS encoding Fic family protein — MSEFPVDPIGAAWLATTFDVRPMARLPVLSQVGSRRSTQVEDGFRLETYTENMRPDPDFSSHLQFHLRHEVPNLEFLTRLFTKVGPAPLQGWLNDEPTGQYARRSAFLFEWLTGEQLQAPEPIGGKYVDAINADLLVAASPEEAVKVPRWRVNDNLPGSRYFCPIVVKTTAVQSAADLDVPHLFGQLTAEFGEALLLRAAAWMTLRESKASFAIEGEADRSTRIQRFADVLARRTGQGELPLTDAALADMQEEVLGAVTTLTRMGIRQSPVFVGETVRYQEIVHYVAPPEGDLERMLEGIRVFLNRTQGQSPVMRSAVAAFAFVYIHPLADGNGRVHRFLINDILRRDGAIPDPVILPISAVITDDSAERRLYDSVLDQVSKPLMQGIRDQVAFANTRTQYPDGVVSNIEFTGQDQARPVWRYPNLGPHVVFMSNVIRRTITEQMREESRYLRSHIRARQAIKEVVEMPDHQADRLLRSIEQNEGKLSNVLAKEMPVLARPDIWAAIIEAVAQSVRGEEPIDSSVSDRYHPNQPVGR, encoded by the coding sequence GTGAGCGAGTTTCCCGTAGACCCCATCGGTGCGGCTTGGCTAGCGACGACATTCGACGTGCGGCCGATGGCACGGCTACCCGTGTTAAGTCAGGTCGGTAGCCGACGGTCAACTCAGGTCGAAGACGGTTTTCGTCTTGAGACCTATACGGAAAACATGCGCCCCGATCCGGACTTTTCATCCCATCTGCAATTTCACCTGCGGCATGAAGTCCCGAACCTTGAGTTCTTGACCAGACTGTTTACCAAGGTGGGTCCTGCACCGTTACAAGGCTGGTTGAATGACGAGCCCACCGGCCAATATGCCCGCAGGTCAGCGTTCTTGTTTGAGTGGCTCACTGGCGAGCAGTTGCAGGCGCCAGAACCTATAGGCGGTAAGTATGTCGACGCCATCAACGCCGATCTGTTGGTGGCGGCTTCACCCGAAGAGGCGGTGAAGGTGCCGCGTTGGCGAGTGAATGACAACCTGCCTGGTTCGCGCTACTTCTGCCCAATCGTCGTCAAGACAACAGCAGTCCAGTCAGCAGCGGACCTCGATGTGCCTCACCTCTTCGGTCAACTGACTGCAGAGTTTGGCGAAGCGCTTCTGCTGCGCGCCGCCGCATGGATGACGCTCAGGGAAAGCAAAGCCAGCTTCGCCATTGAAGGGGAGGCGGATCGTTCTACGCGTATCCAGCGTTTCGCAGATGTATTGGCGCGACGAACCGGTCAGGGCGAACTGCCGCTCACCGATGCTGCACTGGCTGATATGCAAGAAGAAGTCCTTGGCGCAGTGACCACACTGACACGTATGGGGATTCGGCAATCTCCGGTGTTTGTTGGCGAAACTGTCCGTTATCAGGAGATTGTCCATTACGTCGCTCCCCCGGAAGGCGATCTGGAGCGGATGTTGGAAGGCATCCGCGTCTTTCTGAATCGTACTCAAGGGCAATCCCCGGTCATGCGCAGCGCGGTAGCAGCGTTCGCTTTCGTCTATATCCATCCGCTGGCCGACGGCAACGGCCGGGTCCATCGCTTTCTGATCAACGATATTCTGCGTCGTGATGGGGCCATTCCAGACCCGGTGATTCTTCCGATTTCAGCTGTTATCACCGACGACTCTGCTGAGCGGCGTCTATATGACAGCGTGCTGGATCAGGTTTCAAAACCGCTCATGCAGGGCATACGAGACCAGGTAGCATTCGCCAATACGCGTACGCAATACCCTGATGGCGTGGTCTCGAATATTGAATTCACAGGCCAGGATCAGGCCCGCCCGGTGTGGCGCTATCCGAACCTGGGTCCACACGTTGTTTTCATGTCTAACGTCATTCGCCGCACCATCACGGAACAGATGCGTGAAGAGTCGCGGTATTTGCGCAGCCACATAAGGGCCAGACAGGCAATCAAGGAAGTCGTTGAGATGCCTGATCACCAGGCTGATCGGCTCTTGCGATCCATAGAGCAAAACGAAGGGAAGCTGAGCAACGTGTTGGCAAAGGAAATGCCTGTGCTGGCAAGGCCGGATATTTGGGCCGCGATTATCGAAGCGGTGGCTCAGTCGGTTCGGGGGGAGGAGCCGATAGACAGTAGCGTGAGTGATCGATACCACCCGAATCAGCCAGTGGGTCGATGA
- a CDS encoding DeoR/GlpR family DNA-binding transcription regulator: MKASERHRAILDLVRIGDANVEQLSAALGVSEATVRRDLTMLAKQRHLVRTYGGATAVVGVHEPEASLEERKTSQWEQKDAIAQAAAAHVQDGDTVLLDGGTTCAALAHHLCSRQDVHVVTNNLLAVMTLANAPGVRLTLIGGDLRGSSMSTLGPLAELTLSRLSVDKAFLGADGVVAEFGLCEASAQQAYLKECIIKRAAQIVVLADTDKLGRARQQHWTPIEREWRLITGSTADEAALAPFYALKQITVQTVIVA, encoded by the coding sequence ATGAAAGCCTCCGAACGCCACCGCGCCATCCTCGATCTCGTGCGAATTGGCGATGCCAACGTCGAGCAATTGAGCGCGGCACTCGGGGTCTCGGAAGCCACGGTGCGACGCGACCTGACCATGCTCGCCAAACAGCGGCACCTGGTGCGGACCTATGGCGGCGCGACTGCGGTGGTCGGCGTTCATGAGCCGGAAGCCTCGCTCGAAGAACGCAAAACATCCCAGTGGGAACAGAAAGACGCCATCGCCCAGGCAGCGGCGGCCCACGTTCAGGATGGCGATACCGTGTTGCTCGACGGCGGCACCACGTGCGCCGCACTGGCCCATCATCTGTGTTCGCGACAAGACGTGCATGTGGTGACCAACAATTTGCTCGCCGTAATGACCCTGGCCAATGCGCCGGGCGTGCGGCTGACTTTGATCGGCGGCGATCTGCGCGGTTCGAGCATGAGCACGCTGGGGCCGCTGGCGGAACTGACGTTGAGTCGGCTCAGTGTCGACAAGGCGTTTCTGGGGGCTGATGGTGTGGTGGCGGAGTTTGGGTTGTGTGAAGCGAGTGCGCAGCAGGCGTATTTGAAGGAATGCATCATCAAGCGGGCGGCGCAGATTGTTGTGCTCGCGGACACTGACAAGTTGGGGCGCGCCCGACAGCAGCACTGGACGCCGATTGAGCGGGAGTGGCGGTTGATTACCGGCTCCACCGCGGATGAAGCTGCGCTTGCGCCGTTTTATGCGCTGAAGCAGATCACTGTGCAAACCGTGATCGTCGCTTGA
- the pdxA gene encoding 4-hydroxythreonine-4-phosphate dehydrogenase PdxA, with protein MSNYLPIIGITMGDATGVGPEIIVKSLTHDIVYQQCRPLVIGDARRLEQANVIVGGSAKVRRIEDASQALYEAGTIDCIDLKLIPDDLPFGELSPIAGDAAYQYIARAVQLAEASQIDAICTAPLNKEALHAGGHKYPGHTEMLAHLTNVDEVSMMLVAPQLRVIHVTTHIGIIDAIRKIEPGLVQRTIERGNATLIKAGIARPRIGVCGINPHAGENGLFGYGEEEEKIIPAVKLLQERGLDVTGPLPADTLFFRAGRGDFDLVVAMYHDQGHGPVKVLGLEAGVNVTVGLDVIRTSVDHGTAFDIAGKGIADERSLLEALRQGAELATRRG; from the coding sequence ATGAGCAATTACCTCCCCATCATCGGCATCACCATGGGCGACGCCACGGGTGTCGGCCCGGAAATCATCGTCAAGAGCCTGACTCACGACATCGTCTACCAACAATGCCGGCCGCTGGTGATCGGCGATGCCCGTCGCCTCGAACAGGCCAACGTCATCGTCGGCGGAAGTGCCAAAGTGCGCCGCATCGAGGACGCCTCCCAAGCCTTGTACGAAGCCGGCACCATTGACTGCATCGACCTTAAACTGATCCCCGACGACCTGCCGTTCGGCGAGTTGTCGCCCATCGCCGGTGACGCTGCTTATCAATACATCGCCCGCGCCGTGCAACTCGCCGAGGCCAGCCAGATCGACGCGATCTGCACCGCACCGCTGAACAAGGAAGCGCTGCACGCCGGCGGCCACAAATACCCCGGCCATACAGAAATGCTCGCGCACCTGACCAACGTCGACGAAGTGTCGATGATGTTGGTGGCGCCTCAACTGCGGGTGATTCACGTCACGACCCACATCGGCATCATCGACGCGATCCGCAAGATCGAGCCGGGCCTAGTCCAGCGCACCATCGAGCGCGGCAACGCGACACTGATCAAGGCCGGCATTGCTCGCCCGCGAATTGGTGTTTGCGGGATCAACCCCCATGCCGGTGAAAACGGACTGTTCGGTTATGGCGAAGAAGAGGAAAAAATCATCCCTGCGGTGAAGCTGCTGCAAGAACGCGGCCTCGACGTCACCGGCCCGCTGCCTGCTGACACCCTGTTCTTCCGCGCCGGTCGCGGTGACTTCGACCTGGTGGTGGCGATGTATCACGACCAAGGCCACGGCCCGGTCAAAGTGCTCGGCCTGGAAGCCGGCGTGAACGTCACCGTCGGCCTGGACGTGATCCGTACCTCGGTCGACCACGGCACCGCGTTCGACATCGCCGGTAAAGGCATCGCCGATGAACGCAGCCTGCTCGAAGCACTGCGCCAGGGCGCCGAGCTTGCTACGCGACGGGGATGA
- a CDS encoding four-carbon acid sugar kinase family protein — protein sequence MRILIIADDLSGAADCAIGFASVGMQTVVTLDPLNDEADAQVIAADTDTRRLPPARAAERTVAAFKALHKPGQRLYKKIDSTLRGNWAAEVAALQPLAGLAIVAPAFPATGRTLRGGRVFVNGQPLETTDTWKLENADRPADVEAMLIAAGLSTAKLDLDTLRGNEKALERHIAEIAGNGTQALIVDAQTEDDLLTLARLTASMDRPLFWIGSGGLAREIASLPDLSEAQFTVVEPAALEKSQAPILILVGSLSGVCERQCERLKERGGVSELVIPPEVLRQGSTHGDWSLWQSRIGEQLDGWSDLLLRIGRDEAFDPQEGAQLSTMLAVLVEPHFAKVGGLIATGGETARAILTTVGIDSLQLLTEIEAGVAFARPTVSRQGHRPGIVTKAGAFGTDNALYAAWQHLSDSADRSPPQRTRIQGLE from the coding sequence CCCTGAATGACGAGGCTGACGCTCAAGTGATTGCCGCTGATACGGACACTCGGCGCCTCCCACCCGCGCGGGCTGCCGAGCGCACGGTCGCGGCATTCAAAGCACTGCACAAACCCGGGCAACGGCTGTACAAAAAAATCGATTCGACGCTGCGTGGCAACTGGGCGGCTGAGGTTGCCGCCCTGCAACCGTTGGCCGGCCTGGCCATCGTCGCCCCGGCGTTCCCGGCCACCGGGCGCACGTTGCGCGGCGGTCGCGTGTTCGTCAACGGCCAGCCGCTGGAAACCACCGACACCTGGAAACTGGAAAACGCCGACCGTCCGGCCGATGTCGAGGCGATGCTGATTGCCGCAGGCCTGAGCACTGCGAAGCTCGATCTCGACACCTTGCGCGGCAACGAAAAAGCGCTCGAGCGGCACATTGCTGAAATTGCCGGCAATGGCACGCAGGCGCTGATCGTCGATGCGCAGACCGAAGACGACCTGCTGACCCTCGCTCGCTTGACCGCGTCGATGGATCGGCCGCTGTTCTGGATCGGTTCGGGTGGTCTGGCACGGGAAATCGCCAGTCTTCCTGATTTATCCGAAGCACAGTTCACGGTTGTCGAGCCTGCGGCCCTCGAAAAAAGCCAGGCGCCGATTCTGATCCTTGTCGGCAGCCTCTCCGGCGTCTGCGAGCGACAATGCGAGCGGCTCAAAGAGCGTGGCGGCGTCAGCGAACTGGTTATACCGCCTGAAGTCCTTCGTCAGGGTTCAACCCACGGCGATTGGTCGCTCTGGCAATCGCGCATTGGCGAGCAACTGGACGGCTGGAGTGACCTGCTGCTGCGCATCGGCCGCGATGAAGCGTTCGATCCCCAAGAGGGCGCGCAACTCTCGACCATGCTCGCCGTGCTGGTCGAACCGCACTTCGCCAAGGTCGGCGGCCTGATCGCCACCGGCGGCGAAACCGCTCGGGCCATATTGACCACCGTCGGCATCGACAGCCTGCAACTGCTGACCGAAATCGAAGCCGGCGTCGCCTTCGCTCGCCCGACCGTTTCCCGCCAGGGCCATCGTCCCGGCATCGTTACCAAGGCCGGCGCGTTCGGTACCGACAACGCCTTATATGCGGCATGGCAACACCTGAGCGACAGCGCCGATCGCTCCCCGCCCCAACGCACACGAATCCAAGGACTCGAATGA